The Phycisphaerales bacterium genome includes a region encoding these proteins:
- a CDS encoding D-lyxose/D-mannose family sugar isomerase, which translates to MIKRSAVRQAQARAREYLKKCGLVLTPAEAENIEVAEFGLDDLERTGLELVVYENNDRYCAKELILFPRQTCPEHRHPTVDGQPGKMETFRCRWGRVWLNIAGTPTPVRDRRARVPVGSEPYYTVFQEIELNPGDQFTIPPNTLHWFQAGDEGAVVSEFSSTSRDESDIFTDPRIVRIPQVEED; encoded by the coding sequence ATGATCAAGCGGAGTGCCGTACGCCAGGCCCAGGCGCGGGCGCGCGAGTACCTGAAGAAGTGTGGACTCGTGCTCACCCCGGCCGAGGCGGAAAACATCGAGGTCGCTGAGTTCGGCCTCGACGACCTCGAGCGCACCGGGCTCGAACTGGTGGTCTATGAAAACAATGACCGTTACTGCGCGAAAGAGCTGATTCTCTTCCCGCGGCAGACCTGCCCTGAGCATCGGCATCCCACGGTGGACGGGCAACCCGGCAAGATGGAGACGTTTCGCTGCCGCTGGGGGCGCGTGTGGCTGAACATCGCCGGCACGCCGACACCGGTGCGCGACCGCCGGGCGCGCGTCCCCGTAGGCAGCGAACCCTACTACACGGTGTTTCAGGAAATCGAGCTGAATCCCGGGGACCAGTTCACCATCCCCCCGAACACGCTGCACTGGTTCCAGGCGGGTGACGAGGGCGCGGTGGTGTCCGAATTCTCGAGCACGAGCCGCGATGAATCGGACATCTTTACCGACCCGCGCATCGTGCGGATTCCCCAGGTGGAGGAGGATTGA
- the rpsO gene encoding 30S ribosomal protein S15: protein MALTAEKKTEVVGAHRRHEGDTGSAEVQIALLTTRIQQLTEHLKLHKKDHSSRRGLLKMVGRRSALLKFLMRTERDSYLATIAKLGLRK from the coding sequence ATGGCATTGACGGCAGAAAAGAAAACGGAAGTTGTTGGCGCGCATCGTCGGCACGAGGGTGACACGGGGTCGGCGGAAGTGCAGATCGCGCTGCTGACTACCCGCATTCAGCAACTCACTGAGCATCTCAAGCTGCACAAGAAGGATCATTCCTCGCGGCGCGGGCTGCTCAAGATGGTGGGTCGGCGATCGGCATTGCTGAAATTCCTGATGCGAACCGAGCGCGATTCGTACCTCGCGACGATCGCGAAGCTGGGCTTGCGGAAATAA
- a CDS encoding type B 50S ribosomal protein L31, whose translation MKQGIHPQYREVVFYDASADFKFLTRSTIETKDKIVFEGKEYPLAKVDISSASHPFYTGKQKFVDAAGRVEKFQKKFQGNYFARGNKK comes from the coding sequence GTGAAGCAGGGCATTCACCCCCAGTATCGCGAGGTCGTGTTCTACGACGCCTCAGCGGATTTCAAGTTCCTGACCCGCTCGACGATCGAGACGAAGGACAAAATCGTTTTTGAAGGCAAGGAATATCCCCTGGCCAAGGTGGATATCTCCAGTGCATCGCACCCGTTCTACACGGGCAAGCAGAAATTCGTCGATGCGGCCGGTCGAGTCGAGAAGTTCCAGAAGAAGTTCCAGGGCAACTACTTCGCGCGGGGTAACAAGAAGTAA
- a CDS encoding FG-GAP repeat protein, with amino-acid sequence MKFVLRSMLAVAAGGLLGLQLGGCPTDAGTLDAISGGTGDTAVLRDQASVEVITPSTDLSIAGGAQVTVNWRAFARSRTSVLDVIVDTDRVPNNGNERTLFRNLPLGTAEVLLDTTSLDQGTYFIGVVLREVNDIVAFGYAPGTITIDQAPRLSFSSPRDNLAFDRSERITPGFNVAWQLTDPDTPNNVTEIYLDPDDQPNGNELLLYRSNSQTGDSFRFDLPTAEFEAGTYRILAVVSDGTNATTFYAPTTITLRARLAGVVDLRDMGLPGGPVEGAIFEGVNPRDNAGSFVSTIGDLDGDGFDDFIILSQFGKPRYQSSPQGAGIGEAYIIYGRERRFSGFVNLNSTGTLFRGEIMTGPPQATDPLRPSRGMTSFTLLSDWDSDGVREMAFGVPFTDSVSVGGFLAGGLGFNPAPHDQNGYFRTGGVVVIAGSAFRPDLGFPGRNVMNLSEFGTLAHLPPAEPTPDCPPWGFRGPKAPPLPYSHEYATGGTVGGVRLGCRFSSAEVGDQFGETVSSWDFDSIVMSGPNRDPQFSILGAPGSVPGGGVISVYFVDVKSGFYPWTNDNSPGANTELGYPGSQQSAGDRLLPHGGPYHYVMDDLRYSPGYTVDPDNAPDPCSQDTDYRINTPEWSTRFWSNQPGARVSNAKGIGDMNGDGLQDLMIGVPQAREGAGAVYVILGRNRDLILGGELQLEQLSLPMNSSDPLQVRLFEGIQIVGAPGDRLGQSQDYAFDFNGDGLGDIVIGSPFINNRRGGAAVFFGSREAINVTELEFPFNELPARGLGVVFVGEEPDDLAGARVAGIGDFDGDGNADILIAAPNRTMRVDEDLDGYPEIERVNCGVVYLIYGSPNLRGTIELSKIGTEALPGAVFVGRNTGDFLAGGVGQQGDRSTGLAVAGDVDGDGVRDLLITSINASPRQRVASGEAYLIYGARR; translated from the coding sequence ATGAAGTTCGTACTGCGAAGTATGCTGGCGGTGGCGGCCGGGGGGCTGCTGGGCCTGCAACTGGGTGGTTGCCCGACGGATGCCGGAACGCTCGACGCGATTTCGGGTGGTACCGGGGACACGGCGGTACTGCGTGATCAGGCGTCGGTGGAGGTGATCACGCCGTCCACCGACCTGTCGATCGCGGGCGGCGCGCAGGTCACGGTGAATTGGCGGGCGTTCGCGCGTTCGCGGACTTCGGTGCTGGACGTGATCGTCGATACGGACCGGGTGCCCAACAACGGCAACGAGCGGACGCTGTTCCGCAACCTGCCGCTGGGCACGGCCGAGGTGTTGCTCGACACCACGTCACTCGATCAGGGCACGTACTTCATCGGGGTCGTGCTCCGTGAAGTGAACGACATCGTAGCGTTCGGCTACGCGCCGGGGACCATCACGATTGACCAGGCGCCACGGCTGTCCTTCTCCTCGCCGCGGGACAACCTTGCATTCGACCGGTCGGAGCGCATCACGCCGGGGTTCAATGTCGCCTGGCAGTTAACCGACCCGGATACACCGAACAACGTGACCGAGATCTACCTCGACCCGGACGACCAGCCCAACGGCAATGAGCTGCTGCTGTATCGCAGCAACTCGCAGACGGGCGACAGTTTCCGGTTCGACCTCCCGACCGCGGAGTTCGAGGCCGGCACGTACCGCATTCTCGCGGTCGTGTCCGACGGTACGAATGCGACGACGTTCTACGCTCCGACGACGATCACGCTGCGCGCGCGGCTTGCAGGCGTCGTGGATCTGCGGGACATGGGGCTGCCGGGCGGTCCGGTCGAAGGGGCGATCTTCGAGGGGGTGAACCCGCGCGACAACGCGGGCAGCTTCGTCAGCACCATCGGCGATCTCGACGGGGACGGGTTCGACGATTTCATCATCCTCTCGCAGTTCGGTAAGCCGCGTTACCAGAGCAGCCCGCAGGGCGCCGGAATCGGCGAGGCGTACATCATCTATGGGCGTGAGAGGCGTTTCAGTGGCTTCGTCAACCTCAACTCGACCGGCACGCTGTTCCGCGGCGAGATCATGACCGGTCCGCCGCAAGCAACCGACCCGCTGCGCCCGAGCCGCGGCATGACGAGCTTCACGCTGCTCTCGGACTGGGATAGTGACGGCGTCCGCGAGATGGCGTTCGGTGTCCCGTTCACCGACTCGGTTTCGGTCGGCGGTTTCCTGGCTGGTGGCTTGGGGTTCAATCCCGCGCCACACGATCAGAACGGCTATTTCCGCACGGGTGGCGTGGTCGTGATCGCCGGTTCGGCTTTCCGTCCCGATCTGGGCTTCCCCGGCCGCAACGTGATGAATCTCTCGGAGTTCGGGACGCTGGCGCACCTTCCACCGGCGGAGCCCACCCCCGATTGCCCGCCGTGGGGTTTCCGCGGTCCCAAGGCCCCGCCGCTGCCGTACTCGCATGAGTATGCCACCGGCGGTACGGTGGGTGGCGTGCGGCTGGGCTGCCGCTTCTCCAGCGCGGAAGTCGGCGACCAGTTTGGCGAGACCGTCTCTTCTTGGGATTTCGACTCGATTGTCATGTCCGGTCCCAATCGCGATCCGCAGTTTTCGATCCTGGGGGCGCCCGGCTCGGTGCCGGGCGGTGGCGTGATCAGCGTTTACTTCGTCGATGTCAAGAGCGGGTTCTACCCCTGGACCAATGATAACTCCCCCGGCGCGAACACAGAACTGGGCTATCCCGGCTCGCAGCAGAGCGCGGGCGATCGCCTGCTGCCGCACGGCGGCCCCTATCACTACGTCATGGATGATCTCCGCTACAGTCCCGGCTACACCGTGGACCCCGACAATGCCCCTGATCCGTGTTCACAAGACACCGATTACCGTATCAATACGCCGGAGTGGTCGACGCGCTTCTGGTCGAACCAGCCGGGTGCCCGGGTGAGCAACGCCAAGGGCATCGGCGACATGAACGGTGATGGCCTGCAGGACCTGATGATCGGTGTGCCGCAAGCCCGGGAGGGGGCGGGTGCGGTGTACGTGATCCTCGGTCGCAACCGCGATCTGATCCTCGGCGGCGAATTGCAGCTCGAGCAGCTCAGTCTGCCGATGAACTCGAGTGATCCGCTGCAAGTGCGGCTGTTCGAAGGTATTCAGATCGTGGGAGCCCCGGGCGATCGGCTTGGCCAGTCGCAGGATTATGCGTTCGACTTCAACGGCGACGGCCTGGGTGACATCGTGATCGGCTCGCCCTTCATCAACAACCGCCGCGGTGGTGCGGCCGTCTTCTTCGGTTCGCGCGAGGCCATCAACGTGACCGAGCTCGAGTTCCCGTTCAACGAGTTGCCGGCGCGCGGCCTGGGGGTCGTATTCGTCGGTGAGGAGCCGGACGATCTGGCCGGCGCGCGGGTCGCGGGCATCGGCGACTTCGATGGCGACGGCAATGCGGACATCCTCATCGCGGCGCCGAACCGCACCATGCGCGTGGATGAGGATCTCGACGGTTATCCGGAAATCGAACGAGTCAACTGCGGCGTGGTGTACCTGATCTATGGTTCGCCAAACCTGCGCGGCACGATCGAGTTGTCGAAGATTGGCACGGAGGCGTTGCCGGGCGCGGTCTTCGTGGGTCGCAATACGGGTGATTTCCTGGCTGGTGGTGTCGGCCAGCAGGGTGACCGCAGCACGGGTCTGGCGGTGGCCGGTGACGTGGATGGCGACGGAGTGCGCGATCTGCTGATCACTTCGATCAATGCGTCGCCGCGGCAGCGGGTGGCTTCGGGCGAGGCGTATCTGATCTACGGCGCCCGGCGCTGA
- a CDS encoding FHA domain-containing protein, whose translation MATLIVLQGPDKGRTLRAVDDVVVVGRGSPQIPLSDQTVSRRHAELHAVEGGWILKDLNSANGTYLNGVRLQKPMRLRHGDQVRVGSTLLVYAGDETVQQFAGAGIPTDLVTLDAGSLGTDAAVVASVPSNDDSIVMAAPETAAAVKAWNVMRELSDVIGSLLPTDQLLARVLDIVFEEVEVERGVIFVCDESTGELLPEVVRFRSGSAGRDAGGIIASRTILNHVTSSREGVLCSNVVGDERFRSGRSVQSMGMRSVICAPIMARERVLGVMHLDCPVTRHMYNEQELRLITAMGYQTGLAIENARLVQQALQRERLAATGETVAYLSHYIKNILQGMRSGADIVTRGLERRDLGTASQGWGIVERNLDRSYNLMLNMLAFSKQREPRLEMLQINRIIEEVIALVQKQADVKQVVLLSDLDEHVPAIPADYDGVHQVALNIVTNAIDAVARDTGIINVRTRYEADRRMVLLAIADNGPGVPAEHRGHIFEAFHSSKGHGGTGLGLAVARKIMEEHGGRIELVDPPDGGAEFRVYFSLVPSERTAAGDTQGPPR comes from the coding sequence GTGGCAACGCTGATCGTCTTACAGGGGCCCGATAAGGGCCGTACGTTACGGGCCGTGGATGACGTGGTAGTCGTCGGTCGGGGGAGCCCGCAGATCCCGCTTTCGGATCAGACGGTGAGTCGTCGGCATGCCGAACTGCACGCGGTGGAGGGCGGCTGGATTCTGAAGGATTTGAACAGCGCAAATGGCACTTATCTGAATGGTGTACGGCTGCAGAAGCCGATGCGGCTGCGGCATGGCGACCAGGTGCGGGTGGGCAGCACTCTGCTGGTGTATGCCGGGGATGAAACGGTACAGCAGTTCGCCGGGGCCGGTATCCCCACCGACCTCGTCACCCTCGACGCGGGTAGTCTTGGGACGGATGCGGCCGTCGTCGCGAGCGTGCCGTCGAACGACGACAGCATCGTCATGGCGGCGCCGGAAACCGCGGCGGCGGTGAAGGCGTGGAACGTGATGCGCGAGCTGTCGGACGTCATCGGCAGTCTGCTGCCCACGGACCAGTTGCTCGCCCGCGTGCTCGATATTGTCTTCGAGGAAGTCGAAGTCGAGCGCGGGGTGATTTTCGTATGCGATGAGAGCACGGGAGAACTCCTGCCCGAGGTGGTGCGGTTCCGGAGTGGTTCGGCCGGCCGTGATGCGGGTGGCATCATCGCGTCGCGCACCATTCTCAATCACGTGACCAGTTCGCGCGAAGGTGTACTGTGTTCAAACGTGGTGGGAGATGAGCGTTTTCGCAGTGGTCGCAGTGTGCAAAGCATGGGCATGCGTTCGGTGATTTGTGCGCCCATCATGGCCCGGGAGCGTGTGCTGGGGGTCATGCATCTCGACTGCCCGGTGACGCGGCACATGTACAACGAGCAGGAGTTGCGGCTGATCACCGCCATGGGGTACCAGACCGGACTGGCGATCGAGAATGCTCGGCTTGTACAACAGGCATTGCAGCGCGAGCGGCTGGCGGCGACGGGGGAGACGGTCGCGTACCTCTCACATTACATTAAGAACATTCTGCAAGGGATGCGCAGCGGTGCGGACATTGTGACGCGCGGACTCGAGCGGCGGGATCTGGGCACGGCTTCGCAGGGCTGGGGCATCGTGGAGCGTAATCTGGACCGCTCGTATAACCTGATGTTGAACATGCTGGCGTTCAGCAAGCAACGCGAGCCGCGCCTGGAGATGCTACAGATCAACCGCATCATCGAGGAGGTCATCGCACTGGTGCAGAAGCAGGCGGACGTGAAGCAGGTAGTGTTGCTGTCCGACCTGGATGAGCACGTGCCCGCGATCCCGGCGGATTACGACGGTGTACACCAAGTGGCGCTGAACATCGTGACGAACGCGATCGATGCCGTCGCCCGGGACACGGGCATCATCAACGTGCGGACGCGGTACGAGGCGGACCGGCGCATGGTGCTGCTGGCGATTGCGGATAACGGTCCCGGGGTGCCGGCCGAGCACCGCGGTCACATCTTCGAGGCCTTCCACTCCTCGAAGGGACATGGCGGTACCGGGCTGGGGCTGGCGGTAGCGCGTAAAATCATGGAAGAGCACGGTGGACGGATCGAACTGGTCGATCCGCCCGATGGGGGGGCGGAGTTCCGCGTGTATTTCTCGCTGGTGCCGAGTGAGCGCACGGCTGCCGGCGATACGCAGGGGCCGCCCCGTTGA
- a CDS encoding adenine phosphoribosyltransferase, whose protein sequence is MSPQSDTWHAVTAAADLKRLIRDVPDYPKPGILFRDITPLLADPSGLAMAVELMAQPFRGLHIDLVVGAESRGFIFGTAVAKVLSAGFVPVRKPGKLPAATIRREYELEYGKDALEMHRDVIHPGQKVIVVDDLLATGGTLAACCGLVREAGVRIEAVAVLIELKALGGRAQLGDCPVFSVISY, encoded by the coding sequence ATGAGCCCCCAATCGGATACATGGCACGCGGTTACGGCGGCAGCGGATCTGAAGCGGCTGATTCGGGATGTTCCCGATTATCCGAAGCCGGGAATCCTCTTTCGCGACATTACTCCGCTGCTGGCGGATCCATCCGGGTTGGCGATGGCCGTCGAGTTGATGGCCCAGCCCTTTCGTGGGCTGCACATCGACCTCGTGGTGGGGGCGGAGTCACGCGGATTTATCTTCGGGACCGCGGTGGCGAAGGTGCTGTCAGCCGGCTTCGTGCCGGTACGCAAGCCCGGAAAGTTGCCAGCCGCGACGATTCGCCGCGAGTATGAGCTTGAGTACGGCAAAGATGCCCTGGAAATGCACCGGGACGTGATCCACCCGGGGCAAAAGGTGATCGTGGTCGACGATCTGCTGGCTACGGGTGGAACGCTCGCCGCGTGCTGTGGCCTGGTGCGAGAAGCCGGCGTGCGGATCGAGGCGGTGGCGGTGTTGATCGAATTGAAGGCGCTCGGTGGACGAGCGCAACTGGGCGACTGCCCGGTATTCAGCGTGATCTCCTACTAG
- the pnp gene encoding polyribonucleotide nucleotidyltransferase produces the protein MIFKVERAIGGNVLSIETGKLAKQAAGSALVRYGETVVLGTVVTGPARPGIDFFPLSVDYREKMSAAGKFPGGFFKREGRPTTKEVLSCRMIDRPMRPLFPEGFRDEVQIQVQVLASDMENDPDVIGLVSAAAALAVAPIPFHGPFAGVRVGRVDGKFIINPTQADLEYSDIDMVVAGHFEAVTMIEVGSREVSEKVIADAVKFGHDSGIKPICEMLRELERQVAPDKSWEAPEKDEKFYNEVRKKALAPMKAARLVEGKLERKEAVKAVYEKIMAEYDPRVLGEKVAVEPEHPADEVKAILHQVEEAIVRELILKDSKRSDGRKLDVLRSISAEVGILPRVHGSSLFQRGETQALAVCTLGTSRDEQIIDDMMGEYSKKFLLHYNFPPFSVGEVKRLMGPGRREIGHGTLAERSLEAVLPGPEDFPYTIRLTSDILESNGSSSMASVCGGSLALMDAGVPISAAVAGISVGMVLEDDGRYKLLADIIGEEDHFGDMDFKVAGTRTGITGVQLDIKSKGLPHPILVEALKLAKDLRMQILDQMDKALAKPRPEVSKYAPRMLTIQINPEKIGKVIGPGGKMIKAIQAETGAQIDIEDDGTVVISCLNSAGAEAALAAVQRITEDVQVGRIYEGRVMSIKDFGAFIEIQEGQDGLCHVSELDENYVKQVADVVKIGDRVKVKVIAIDDQGRVKLSRKAAMRAEAEAAGAATVES, from the coding sequence ATGATCTTCAAGGTAGAGCGCGCCATCGGGGGCAATGTCCTCTCCATCGAAACTGGGAAACTGGCCAAGCAGGCCGCGGGGTCGGCGCTGGTGCGCTACGGGGAGACGGTGGTGCTGGGGACGGTAGTGACTGGTCCGGCGCGGCCGGGGATCGATTTTTTCCCGCTCTCGGTGGACTACCGGGAGAAGATGTCGGCGGCGGGCAAGTTTCCGGGTGGGTTCTTCAAGCGTGAGGGACGCCCGACGACCAAGGAAGTGCTGTCGTGCCGGATGATCGACCGGCCGATGCGGCCGCTGTTTCCGGAGGGTTTCCGGGACGAAGTGCAGATCCAGGTGCAAGTGCTGGCAAGTGATATGGAGAACGACCCGGACGTGATCGGGCTCGTATCGGCGGCCGCGGCGCTGGCGGTAGCTCCGATTCCGTTTCACGGGCCGTTCGCAGGTGTGCGGGTTGGGCGGGTGGACGGCAAGTTCATCATCAACCCGACCCAGGCGGACCTGGAATATTCAGACATCGACATGGTGGTGGCGGGGCACTTCGAAGCGGTGACGATGATCGAGGTGGGATCGCGCGAGGTTTCGGAAAAAGTCATCGCGGACGCGGTGAAGTTCGGGCACGACAGCGGGATCAAGCCGATCTGCGAAATGCTGCGCGAGTTGGAGCGTCAGGTTGCACCGGACAAGTCGTGGGAGGCGCCGGAGAAGGACGAGAAGTTCTACAACGAGGTGCGGAAGAAGGCACTCGCCCCGATGAAGGCGGCCCGGCTCGTGGAAGGCAAGCTCGAGCGCAAGGAGGCCGTGAAGGCGGTCTATGAGAAGATCATGGCCGAGTACGACCCGCGCGTGCTTGGAGAGAAGGTGGCCGTGGAGCCGGAGCACCCGGCCGACGAAGTCAAGGCGATTCTCCACCAGGTAGAGGAAGCGATCGTCCGCGAGTTGATTCTCAAGGACAGCAAGCGATCCGACGGGCGGAAACTCGACGTGCTGCGGTCGATTTCGGCGGAGGTCGGCATTCTGCCACGCGTGCACGGCTCATCCCTGTTTCAGCGGGGCGAGACCCAGGCACTGGCGGTCTGTACGCTCGGCACGTCGCGCGACGAGCAGATCATCGACGACATGATGGGAGAATACAGCAAGAAGTTCCTGCTCCATTACAACTTCCCGCCGTTTTCGGTGGGTGAAGTGAAACGCCTGATGGGGCCGGGGCGGCGTGAGATCGGTCACGGTACGCTGGCCGAGCGCAGTCTGGAGGCGGTGCTGCCGGGGCCGGAGGATTTCCCGTACACGATCCGGCTGACCAGTGACATCCTCGAGTCCAATGGGTCGAGTTCGATGGCGTCCGTCTGCGGCGGTTCGCTGGCACTGATGGACGCGGGCGTGCCGATTTCGGCGGCGGTTGCGGGCATATCGGTCGGCATGGTGCTGGAGGATGACGGGCGCTACAAGCTGCTGGCCGACATCATCGGCGAGGAAGACCACTTCGGTGACATGGATTTCAAGGTCGCGGGGACACGCACCGGCATCACCGGTGTGCAGCTCGACATCAAGTCGAAAGGCCTGCCGCATCCCATCCTGGTGGAAGCCCTGAAGCTGGCCAAGGATCTGCGGATGCAGATCCTCGACCAGATGGACAAAGCCCTCGCCAAGCCGCGCCCGGAAGTCAGCAAGTACGCCCCGCGCATGCTGACCATCCAGATCAACCCCGAGAAGATCGGCAAAGTCATCGGCCCGGGCGGCAAGATGATCAAGGCGATCCAGGCCGAAACCGGCGCCCAGATCGACATCGAGGACGACGGCACGGTCGTGATTTCCTGTCTCAACTCGGCCGGAGCGGAGGCCGCGCTGGCAGCCGTACAGCGCATCACCGAAGACGTGCAGGTCGGTCGCATTTACGAAGGCCGGGTCATGAGCATCAAGGATTTCGGGGCCTTTATCGAGATCCAGGAGGGCCAGGACGGCCTCTGCCATGTCAGTGAGCTGGACGAGAACTACGTCAAGCAAGTCGCAGACGTGGTGAAGATCGGCGACCGGGTCAAAGTCAAGGTTATTGCAATCGATGATCAGGGCCGGGTAAAATTGTCCCGGAAGGCGGCCATGCGAGCCGAGGCGGAAGCCGCGGGCGCAGCGACGGTTGAATCCTGA
- a CDS encoding cold shock domain-containing protein, whose translation MIDGNVKWFDSKKGYGFIIGPEGEDVFVHYTSIDGDGFRSLREGEQVEYELLRTDKGLQAGHVKVMAQRTV comes from the coding sequence ATGATCGACGGCAACGTGAAGTGGTTCGACTCCAAAAAGGGTTACGGCTTCATTATCGGTCCTGAAGGCGAGGATGTGTTCGTGCACTACACGAGCATTGACGGCGACGGCTTTCGCTCGCTGCGCGAGGGAGAGCAGGTCGAGTACGAACTTCTGCGGACCGACAAGGGGCTGCAGGCCGGCCACGTCAAGGTCATGGCGCAGCGCACTGTGTAG
- a CDS encoding class I fructose-bisphosphate aldolase, producing MAENIRKLLGDQADHLLNHKCKTIPAESLHPPGPDFLDRVFVSSDRNNRVLNRLAWLYHHGRLSGTGYLSILPVDQGIEHTAGSSFAPNPAYFDPENIVKLAIEGGCNAVASTFGVLGLVSRKYAHKIPFLVKINHNELLTFPNKFDQRMFGTVQQAWDMGAAGIGATIYFGSEESSRQIEEVSEAFAYAHELGMFTVLWCYLRNNGFKKDGTDYHTAADMSAQANHLGVTIQADIIKQKLATNNGGFNALNFSKTHKLVYEKLSSDHPIDLNRLQVAGCYLGRIGLINSGGESKGAGDLQDAVATAVINKRAGGQGLISGRKAFQRPMNEGVALLHAIQDVYLSKEVTLA from the coding sequence ATGGCGGAGAACATCCGAAAGCTCCTAGGTGACCAAGCCGACCATCTGCTCAACCACAAGTGCAAGACCATTCCGGCTGAGTCGCTCCATCCGCCCGGACCGGATTTTCTCGACCGCGTCTTCGTGTCCTCGGACCGCAACAATCGCGTGCTCAACCGACTCGCATGGCTCTACCACCACGGCCGGCTGAGCGGCACGGGCTACCTTTCGATCCTGCCCGTGGACCAGGGTATCGAACACACCGCCGGATCTTCGTTTGCCCCCAATCCCGCCTACTTCGACCCCGAGAATATCGTGAAGCTGGCCATCGAGGGCGGCTGTAACGCTGTGGCGAGCACCTTCGGCGTGCTGGGCCTCGTCTCGCGGAAGTACGCCCACAAGATCCCCTTCCTCGTCAAGATCAACCACAACGAGCTGCTTACATTCCCCAACAAGTTTGACCAGCGTATGTTCGGCACCGTCCAGCAGGCCTGGGATATGGGGGCGGCTGGTATCGGCGCGACCATCTACTTCGGCTCGGAAGAGTCCTCCCGCCAGATCGAGGAAGTCTCCGAGGCCTTCGCCTACGCCCACGAACTCGGCATGTTCACCGTGCTGTGGTGCTACCTCCGGAACAACGGCTTTAAGAAGGACGGGACGGATTATCACACCGCCGCCGATATGAGTGCACAAGCCAATCACCTCGGCGTGACCATTCAGGCGGACATCATCAAGCAGAAACTCGCCACCAACAACGGCGGATTCAACGCACTCAACTTCTCCAAGACCCACAAGCTGGTCTACGAGAAACTCAGCAGTGATCACCCGATCGACCTGAACCGCCTGCAAGTCGCCGGCTGCTACCTCGGCCGCATCGGCCTCATCAACTCAGGCGGTGAGAGCAAGGGCGCCGGAGACCTGCAGGACGCGGTCGCTACCGCCGTCATCAACAAGCGCGCCGGCGGCCAGGGCCTGATTTCAGGCCGCAAGGCGTTTCAGCGACCCATGAACGAGGGCGTTGCACTGCTGCATGCGATCCAGGATGTCTACTTGTCCAAGGAAGTCACCCTCGCGTAA